A genomic segment from Echeneis naucrates chromosome 20, fEcheNa1.1, whole genome shotgun sequence encodes:
- the znf438 gene encoding zinc finger protein 438, which translates to MKSLQFRSIAPKAPAVVPSPSPAVLSCQPPSALPEATTASSPKSIIVPTQNYALMQIAGQDGTFSLVALPPSVSSQTPQQQQQQTQSIQKNLKLPIPRYQPVRSKGTTDKVKSPPAAAKMKMVSKDTVTVQTKLVVGGSSTPMKKKQLESKHTKETLVLKEEPSEQVILIDPGTSDISVTALLPDNAVLYPSSQLERTPDGSERPATTGLIQNLQYPPTVVKSSPVKSPEEGKTTVRLCQSKPTAAQPQSSITVLSPAIFSKAVQIIPSPPKGKLPILPYAKMKSALIPAAKLSSLSPEKKDISSPTGHTSPIDPVIKTLEPAEALSHNQVSNSALQPQAKTTLMPVLGTLQKPPGKKRGRKRKTMEDILAFEARKKRSLSFFRRRVPEKPPTITPGSKQKEVDISKKYRSIRPKPMLVMETVPQLVSLPAITPDAQEQDLALGHQLPATTATKAVDCPPQPAPVTLLRGASHPRVFIGSRPLHRCPTCSRCFQFKHHLQSHMNSHTNSRPYVCPVCRKAYAHSGSLSTHMKLHHSEVRPRRSLRCEFCEKAFGYVGVYFSHLREVHKVVLTVEPSISHHEDDVPMEGANSSEPSDEQDREDPVELQIKCGRCQAITPTFADMKMHLLYVHREEVQVQLCDGHAPRGGRDAENELVKHAAHYWRQLNEKRNLVKCGSCDEEFFSFSKLKRHIMSHHRGSEGHDSAAISSPDSRGGLGVLAAGAGFNCILCSVVMDTKEGVMEHWRSCHHCEKPGLLWDALSSYSGQEECEADGDLDTPSLSPH; encoded by the exons ATGAAGAGCCTTCAGTTCCGAAGCATTGCCCCTAAGGCCCCGGCCGTGGTGCCCTCCCCCTCCCCTGCGGTCCTGTCCTGCCAGCCTCCCTCTGCCCTCCCTGAGGCAACCACCGCCTCCAGCCCCAAATCCATCATTGTGCCCACCCAAAACTATGCACTAATGCAAATAGCAGGTCAGGATGGCACATTCTCCCTTGTGGCGCTGCCcccttctgtctcctctcagacaccacagcaacaacagcaacaaaccCAGTCAATCCAAAAGAATCTCAAACTGCCCATTCCCAGATACCAGCCAGTGAGGAGCAAGGGGACCACTGATAAGGTCAAATCACCACCAGCAGCTGCCAAGATGAAAATGGTGTCCAAGGATACTGTGACAGTACAGACCAAATTAGTGGTGGGTGGGTCATCAACACctatgaagaaaaaacaactgGAGTCcaagcacacaaaagaaacCTTAGTGCTGAAAGAGGAGCCTTCCGAGCAGGTAATTCTGATTGATCCAGGCACCTCAGACATCTCTGTCACTGCTCTGCTCCCTGACAATGCTGTCCTCTATCCCAGCTCCCAGTTGGAGAGAACACCAGATGGCTCTGAACGACCTGCTACAACTGGTCTTATTCAGAACCTCCAGTATCCCCCTACTGTTGTCAAAAGCTCCCCAGTCAAATCCCCAGAGGAAGGTAAGACCACTGTGAGGCTGTGCCAATCTAAGCCCACTGCAGCCCAGCCCCAGAGCAGTATCACTGTCCTCTCCCCAGCTATCTTCAGCAAAGCGGTCCAGATTATCCCATCCCCACCGAAGGGTAAACTGCCCATTCTGCCCTACGCTAAAATGAAGAGCGCCCTCATCCCAGCTGCCAAGCTCAGCAGCTTGTCGCCAGAGAAGAAAGATATCTCCAGCCCGACCGGACACACCAGCCCCATAGATCCTGTAATCAAGACCCTGGAGCCAGCTGAAGCCTTGAGTCACAACCAGGTGTCAAACTCTGCTCTACAGCCCCAGGCCAAGACCACACTGATGCCTGTGTTGGGCACTCTCCAGAAACCACCAggaaagaagagggggaggaaaagaaagacaatggAAGACATCTTGGCATTTGAAGCCCGAAAGAAGaggtctttgtctttcttccgTAGAAGGGTCCCTGAAAAACCACCCACAATTACTCCAGGCTCCAAGCAAAAGGAAGTTGATATTTCAAAGAAGTATCGGAGCATCCGGCCCAAGCCCATGTTAGTTATGGAAACAGTTCCCCAACTAGTTAGTTTGCCTGCCATTACCCCAGATGCCCAGGAACAAGATCTCGCACTTGGCCACCAGCTCCCTGCCACGACTGCAACCAAGGCCGTTGACTGTCCTCCCCAACCAGCCCCTGTGACTCTCCTGAGAGGCGCCTCCCATCCCAGAGTATTCATAGGCAGCCGCCCACTCCACCGTTGCCCCACATGTAGCCGCTGTTTCCAGTTCAAGCACCACCTCCAGAGCCACATGAACAGTCACACCAACAGTCGGCCCTACGTCTGCCCGGTATGCCGCAAAGCCTACGCTCACTCCGGCAGCCTGAGCACCCACATGAAGCTTCATCACTCTGAGGTACGACCACGTCGGTCTCTGCGCTGTGAGTTCTGTGAGAAGGCCTTTGGATATGTGGGGGTGTATTTCAGCCATCTTAGAGAGGTCCACAAGGTGGTGCTGACCGTGGAGCCTTCAATCAGCCATCATGAAGATGACGTGCCTATGGAGGG GGCCAACTCCTCGGAGCCATCAGATGAGCAGGACCGCGAAGACCCCGTGGAGCTGCAGATCAAATGTGGCCGTTGCCAGGCCATCACTCCCACCTTTGCAGACATGAAGATGCACTTACTTTATGTGCACAGGGAGGAGGTACAGGTTCAGCTGTGTGACGGCCACGCCCCGCGCGGGGGACGTGATGCTGAGAATGAACTGGTAAAGCACGCTGCTCACTATTGGCGGCAACTCAACGAAAAACGTAATCTCGTCAAGTGCGGGAGCTGCGATGAGGagttcttctccttctccaagCTGAAGAGGCACATCATGTCCCACCACCGTGGAAGTGAGGGGCACGACAGCGCGGCCATCTCCTCACCAGATAGCAGAGGAGGACTCGGTGTCCTTGCAGCGGGTGCAGGATTCAACTGCATCCTGTGCAGCGTTGTGATGGACACTAAAGAGGGCGTGATGGAGCATTGGAGGAGTTGCCACCACTGTGAGAAACCTGGCCTGCTTTGGGACGCACTGAGCTCCTACTCTGGCCAAGAAGAGTGTGAGGCAGATGGAGATCTTGACACTCCTTCTCTAAGCCCACACTAA